In one Terriglobia bacterium genomic region, the following are encoded:
- a CDS encoding diguanylate cyclase, whose product MSDPGQGFQVLVVDDSVVSRKLVENTLSNGPYTLLFAKDGREALELFAQHLPHLVITDWMMPDISGVELCRKIREEYQGSYTYIILLTSVTEKESVVQGLSAGADDYLTKPFHSDELLARIGVGRRITQLNREIAAKNMLLEEIAHTDPLTGLPNRRAIEMWADRQLKGAERHGYPMWVVLADLDAFKPVNDTYGHEAGDRVLRRFAEVLRANTRAADICGRMGGDEFIHVASHAEKENVERVVGRLREQIAAQEFVFGGKSVSVTASFGAAVCQGNPTPEFGALVAAADEALYAAKRAGGNQMKLVTLEGS is encoded by the coding sequence ATGAGTGATCCTGGGCAAGGTTTCCAGGTGCTGGTGGTGGATGATTCGGTGGTCAGCCGCAAGCTGGTGGAGAATACGCTTTCGAACGGGCCGTATACGCTGCTGTTCGCGAAGGACGGCCGCGAAGCGCTGGAGCTGTTCGCGCAGCATCTGCCGCACCTGGTGATCACGGACTGGATGATGCCCGACATCTCCGGGGTGGAGCTGTGCCGGAAGATCCGCGAGGAGTATCAGGGTTCCTACACTTACATCATCCTGCTCACCAGCGTGACGGAAAAAGAGAGCGTGGTACAGGGACTGAGCGCCGGGGCGGATGATTATCTCACCAAGCCATTTCATTCCGACGAATTGCTGGCACGCATCGGGGTGGGGCGGCGGATTACGCAACTGAACCGGGAGATCGCCGCGAAGAACATGCTGCTGGAAGAGATCGCGCATACCGATCCGTTGACGGGATTGCCGAACCGGCGGGCCATTGAAATGTGGGCGGACCGGCAATTGAAAGGGGCAGAACGGCACGGCTATCCGATGTGGGTGGTGCTGGCGGACCTGGATGCGTTCAAGCCGGTGAACGACACCTATGGGCATGAAGCCGGGGACCGGGTATTGCGGCGGTTTGCGGAAGTTCTGAGGGCCAACACGCGTGCGGCGGACATCTGCGGGCGAATGGGCGGAGACGAATTCATTCACGTGGCGAGCCATGCGGAGAAGGAGAATGTGGAGCGCGTGGTGGGGCGGCTGCGCGAGCAGATTGCGGCGCAAGAGTTCGTGTTCGGCGGAAAGAGCGTGTCGGTGACGGCGAGTTTTGGCGCGGCGGTGTGCCAGGGGAATCCTACGCCGGAGTTCGGCGCGCTGGTGGCGGCGGCGGATGAAGCGCTGTATGCGGCCAAACGCGCGGGCGGAAACCAGATGAAGCTGGTTACCCTGGAAGGCTCCTGA
- a CDS encoding DUF4197 domain-containing protein, with translation MKPLRSCLLLFTLTGLLAAAPAGAQIQIGEAAKQLGLGKSATLPEGKVASGLKEALRVGADNAVKYTGRKDGYFANAAIKILMPRNLRPIEKGLRAVGYGPKVDEFILSMNRAAEQAAPEARLIFRDAILEMTFEDARKILNGSDTAATEYFQAHTTSRLTAAFRPVVKQAMRENGVTVQYEALIGKYESLPFMKGPTFDINDYVVSQALNGLFYMLGEEEKKIRKNPAARVTSLLKEVFAKH, from the coding sequence ATGAAACCGCTGCGCTCCTGCCTGCTTCTTTTCACTCTGACGGGGCTGCTCGCCGCCGCTCCTGCGGGCGCTCAAATTCAGATCGGGGAGGCGGCCAAACAGCTCGGGCTGGGGAAATCCGCCACGCTGCCGGAGGGCAAGGTGGCCTCCGGACTGAAGGAGGCGCTGCGCGTGGGCGCGGACAACGCCGTGAAATACACGGGGCGCAAGGACGGGTATTTCGCAAACGCGGCGATCAAGATCCTGATGCCCAGGAATTTGCGGCCGATCGAAAAAGGGCTGCGCGCGGTGGGCTACGGTCCGAAGGTGGACGAATTCATCCTGAGCATGAACCGCGCAGCGGAGCAGGCCGCTCCTGAGGCCCGGTTGATCTTCCGCGACGCCATCCTGGAGATGACCTTCGAGGATGCCCGGAAGATCCTGAACGGCAGCGATACCGCGGCCACCGAATATTTCCAGGCGCATACCACCAGCCGGCTCACCGCGGCCTTCCGGCCCGTGGTGAAGCAAGCCATGCGCGAAAACGGCGTCACCGTGCAGTACGAAGCGCTCATCGGCAAGTATGAATCGCTGCCGTTCATGAAAGGCCCCACGTTCGACATCAACGATTACGTGGTGAGCCAGGCGCTGAACGGGCTGTTCTACATGCTCGGGGAAGAAGAAAAGAAAATCCGCAAGAACCCGGCCGCGCGCGTCACCAGCCTGCTCAAGGAAGTCTTCGCCAAGCATTGA
- a CDS encoding thioredoxin domain-containing protein, which yields MSLLPQNRLKDSSSPYLRSAAHQPIGWHEWGEDAFARARAEDKPILLDIGAVWCHWCHVIDRESYENAGIAALINEHYVAVKVDRDERPDVDSRYQSAISALSGQGGWPLTGFLLPDGKPFFGGTYFPPEDRMGRPGFRRILLAVADAYRTKRAELEGAAQSLAAAVAQAEIFTGARAGFDPAVVDAQIRSILQLFDSKNGGFGNAPKFPHSSALDLVLERYQQSKEEHLRALAATTLEKMARGGVYDQLAGGFHRYSVDERWLVPHFEKMSYDNSELLRNYLHGWQMTRKPLLREAAEGIIDWVNEVLSDQSNGGFYASQDADVSLDDDGDYFTWTQEELRAVLSPEEARVMELHYDVEPHGEMHHNPAKNVLWIARDAAEIAATLAKHEAEIEMTIVHANGKLLAARLERPTPYVDQTLYTAWNAMFVSAYLEAARVLGGALGERCRAFALQTLERMLREVWSESRGFGHRIGGSALAGSLDDQVFGVLALLDAYEFTLDPRWFRAAQRTLDLTIARYGDAEAGGFFDRASDAAPLGGLDVRRKPFQDSPTPSANSVAAIALVRMHSYTGEERYSAFAQKTLEAFAGVAPQYGMFAATYGLAATLFARHPLQVVVTGPAGDVAADKLQDAAHSVYRFGKAVLRLTPGASLENLAGALQQTLPHLPADKPLAIVCAGQTCLPPTSDPEQLRALLEGPAAGVTAD from the coding sequence GTGTCCCTACTTCCCCAAAACCGCTTGAAGGATTCTTCCAGCCCCTATCTGCGCTCTGCCGCGCACCAGCCCATCGGCTGGCACGAATGGGGCGAAGACGCCTTTGCCCGCGCCCGCGCCGAAGACAAGCCCATCCTCCTCGACATCGGCGCCGTCTGGTGCCACTGGTGCCACGTCATCGACCGCGAAAGCTACGAGAACGCCGGCATCGCCGCCCTCATCAACGAACACTACGTCGCCGTCAAAGTGGACCGCGACGAGCGCCCCGACGTCGATTCCCGCTACCAGTCCGCCATCAGCGCTCTTTCCGGACAAGGCGGCTGGCCCCTCACCGGCTTTCTCCTCCCGGACGGCAAGCCCTTCTTTGGCGGCACCTATTTCCCGCCCGAGGATCGCATGGGCCGCCCGGGCTTCCGCCGCATCCTCCTTGCCGTCGCCGACGCCTACCGCACCAAGCGCGCGGAGCTGGAGGGCGCGGCCCAGTCGCTGGCCGCAGCCGTGGCCCAGGCGGAAATCTTCACCGGGGCGCGCGCCGGCTTTGATCCCGCCGTCGTCGATGCCCAAATCCGCTCCATCTTGCAGCTCTTCGACAGCAAGAACGGCGGCTTCGGCAATGCCCCGAAGTTTCCCCATTCCTCGGCGCTGGACCTCGTCCTCGAGCGCTACCAGCAGTCCAAGGAAGAGCACCTGCGGGCGCTGGCTGCCACCACCCTCGAAAAAATGGCCCGCGGCGGCGTCTACGACCAGCTCGCCGGCGGCTTCCACCGCTACTCCGTGGATGAGCGCTGGCTCGTGCCGCACTTCGAGAAGATGAGCTATGACAATTCCGAGCTGTTGCGCAATTACCTGCACGGCTGGCAGATGACCCGGAAGCCGCTTCTCCGCGAAGCCGCCGAGGGCATCATCGACTGGGTCAACGAAGTGCTCTCCGATCAGAGCAACGGTGGCTTCTACGCCAGCCAGGACGCCGACGTTTCTCTGGACGACGACGGCGACTACTTCACCTGGACTCAGGAAGAGTTGCGCGCCGTGCTCTCGCCCGAGGAAGCGCGCGTGATGGAGCTGCACTACGATGTCGAGCCGCACGGCGAGATGCACCACAACCCGGCCAAGAACGTTCTGTGGATCGCGCGCGACGCCGCGGAGATCGCCGCAACGCTGGCGAAGCACGAGGCGGAAATCGAAATGACCATCGTCCACGCCAACGGCAAGCTGCTCGCCGCGCGCCTGGAGCGCCCCACGCCCTACGTGGACCAGACTCTGTACACTGCCTGGAACGCCATGTTCGTCTCCGCGTATCTGGAAGCAGCGCGCGTGCTTGGCGGCGCTCTCGGCGAGCGCTGCCGAGCCTTCGCCCTGCAAACGCTCGAGCGCATGCTCCGCGAAGTCTGGAGCGAGTCCCGGGGCTTCGGCCACCGCATCGGCGGTTCCGCGCTCGCGGGCTCGCTGGACGACCAGGTCTTCGGCGTCCTGGCGCTGCTGGATGCCTACGAATTCACGCTGGATCCGCGCTGGTTCCGCGCGGCCCAGCGCACTCTCGACCTGACCATCGCCCGCTACGGCGACGCCGAAGCCGGCGGCTTCTTCGATCGCGCCTCCGATGCCGCGCCCCTGGGCGGCCTCGACGTGCGCCGCAAGCCTTTCCAGGATTCGCCCACGCCCAGCGCCAATTCCGTGGCTGCCATCGCTCTCGTGCGCATGCACAGCTACACCGGGGAAGAACGCTACTCCGCCTTCGCCCAGAAAACCCTGGAAGCTTTTGCCGGCGTGGCTCCGCAATACGGCATGTTCGCGGCCACTTACGGCCTCGCCGCCACGCTCTTTGCGCGCCATCCCCTGCAGGTCGTCGTCACCGGTCCCGCCGGCGACGTTGCGGCAGACAAACTCCAGGATGCCGCGCACAGTGTCTACCGTTTTGGAAAAGCCGTCTTGCGCCTTACCCCCGGCGCATCCCTCGAAAATCTCGCCGGCGCCCTGCAACAGACCCTGCCGCACCTCCCGGCGGATAAGCCTCTGGCCATCGTCTGCGCCGGCCAGACCTGCCTGCCGCCCACCAGCGATCCCGAGCAGCTTCGCGCGCTGCTCGAAGGCCCCGCCGCCGGCGTCACCGCGGACTGA
- the thiC gene encoding phosphomethylpyrimidine synthase ThiC produces MALRDGWIEKREAAAAKASGNGNGQHASDGRNMTQMHLARQGVITEEMTYVATREKLEPELVRSEVARGRAIIPANIHHRNLEPMGIGIAFGCKINANIGNSSTTSNVEEELKKLHHAVHYGSDTVMDLSTGGDIATIRKAIIAASPVPVGTVPVYEALSRVRRPEDLTFELMREVIEEQAEQGVDYMTIHAGVLREHVPLVRKRITGIVSRGGSLMAHWMEHHKKQNFLYERFDELCQVFQKHDVNFSLGDGLRPGCIADASDAAQFAELKVLGELTTKAWEHDVQVMIEGPGHVPLDKIKEQVDKEMEWCHEAPFYTLGPLVIDIAPGYDHITSAIGAAMIGWHGASMLCYVTPKEHLGLPNPEDVKQGVIAYKIAAHAADVARHRPGARDRDDALSYARFLFDWNKQFELSLDPETARAMHDESLPDDFYKDAKFCSMCGPKFCSMNITQMADSEGGHDQTERKLKFVELLTKVQKA; encoded by the coding sequence ATGGCACTGCGTGATGGCTGGATCGAGAAGCGGGAAGCGGCGGCGGCGAAGGCGAGCGGCAATGGCAACGGCCAGCATGCCTCCGATGGACGCAATATGACGCAGATGCATCTGGCGCGGCAGGGCGTGATCACGGAAGAGATGACGTACGTGGCGACGCGGGAAAAGCTGGAGCCGGAGCTGGTGCGCAGCGAAGTGGCGCGCGGGCGGGCGATCATCCCCGCGAACATTCACCACCGCAACCTGGAGCCGATGGGGATCGGCATCGCCTTCGGGTGCAAGATCAACGCCAATATCGGAAACTCCTCGACCACATCGAATGTGGAGGAAGAGTTGAAGAAGCTGCACCACGCGGTGCACTACGGCTCGGACACGGTGATGGATCTTTCGACCGGCGGAGATATCGCGACGATCCGCAAGGCGATCATCGCGGCTTCGCCCGTGCCGGTGGGCACGGTGCCGGTGTATGAAGCGCTGTCACGGGTGCGGCGTCCGGAAGACCTGACGTTCGAGCTGATGAGGGAAGTGATCGAAGAGCAGGCCGAGCAGGGCGTGGACTACATGACGATTCACGCCGGGGTACTTCGCGAGCATGTGCCGCTGGTGCGCAAGCGGATCACGGGGATCGTGAGCCGCGGCGGGTCACTCATGGCGCATTGGATGGAGCATCATAAGAAGCAGAATTTTCTTTACGAGCGGTTCGATGAGCTGTGCCAGGTCTTCCAGAAGCACGACGTGAACTTCTCGCTGGGGGATGGATTGCGGCCGGGGTGCATCGCGGACGCCAGCGACGCGGCGCAGTTCGCGGAGCTGAAGGTGCTCGGGGAGCTGACCACCAAGGCCTGGGAGCACGATGTACAGGTGATGATCGAAGGCCCGGGGCACGTGCCGCTGGACAAGATCAAGGAGCAGGTGGACAAGGAGATGGAATGGTGCCACGAAGCGCCGTTCTATACGCTCGGCCCGCTGGTGATTGACATCGCACCGGGCTATGACCACATCACCAGCGCGATCGGGGCGGCGATGATCGGATGGCATGGGGCGTCGATGCTGTGCTACGTGACGCCGAAGGAACACCTGGGGCTGCCGAACCCGGAGGACGTAAAGCAGGGAGTGATCGCATACAAGATCGCAGCGCACGCGGCGGACGTGGCGCGGCACCGGCCGGGCGCGCGGGATCGCGACGACGCGCTGAGCTATGCGCGGTTCCTGTTCGACTGGAACAAGCAGTTCGAGCTATCGCTGGACCCGGAAACGGCGCGGGCCATGCACGATGAATCGCTGCCGGACGATTTTTACAAGGACGCGAAGTTCTGCTCGATGTGCGGGCCGAAGTTCTGCTCGATGAACATTACGCAGATGGCCGATAGCGAAGGCGGGCACGACCAGACGGAGCGGAAGCTAAAGTTCGTGGAGTTGCTGACGAAGGTGCAGAAAGCGTAG
- a CDS encoding metallophosphoesterase, producing the protein MNWGWLFIRIAVMLSVLTLLVLSQRFWHRALWRVTSNWGRVWLRVALRLAYILVLLLVIAAAADAIRMNHRHLIRTSSLVSGLAGLWFSSALFAYLGVKSIHGLDRGWHWLGRRHAAQSGEKTADAGSAAPPAVEILASPGRRYFFQTATAVAGAAPFFGVMYGFAAERLKYQVRRIEVPLAHLPPALDGMKIAQISDIHLSGYMTREQVRRAVDMANELAADLAVVTGDFITGANDPLADCIEELRALRAPLGVWGCNGNHEIYAKAEDAAQLLFAQAGMKLLRQESAQLSWRGAQFNLIGMDYQRERTPSGRRLPMLVHAEPLVRRDMPNILLSHNPNSFHRAAELGIELTLSGHTHGGQVQVEILDHRFSPARFITDYIAGLYQRPLFAPAGTGRAAATLLPAAEMRLTDPSPLGAALYVNRGLGTVGAPVRLGVPPEITLLVLRRA; encoded by the coding sequence GTGAATTGGGGCTGGTTGTTCATTCGCATCGCGGTCATGCTGAGCGTGCTGACGCTGCTGGTGTTGTCGCAGCGCTTTTGGCACCGCGCGCTGTGGCGCGTCACCTCGAACTGGGGACGCGTGTGGCTGCGCGTGGCACTGCGCCTGGCCTATATCCTCGTCCTGCTGCTGGTGATTGCCGCCGCGGCCGATGCCATCCGCATGAACCACCGGCATCTCATCCGCACATCGTCTCTGGTCTCCGGTCTGGCCGGCCTGTGGTTTTCGAGCGCCCTGTTCGCCTATCTCGGGGTGAAGTCCATCCACGGACTGGATCGCGGCTGGCACTGGCTCGGCCGGCGCCACGCGGCACAGTCCGGTGAAAAAACGGCGGACGCGGGAAGCGCTGCGCCGCCGGCCGTCGAAATCCTAGCGAGTCCGGGGCGGCGCTATTTTTTCCAGACGGCCACAGCCGTGGCCGGCGCGGCTCCATTTTTCGGCGTCATGTACGGCTTCGCCGCGGAGCGCCTGAAATATCAGGTGCGGCGCATCGAAGTGCCGCTGGCCCATCTGCCGCCAGCGCTGGACGGCATGAAGATCGCGCAGATCAGCGACATTCACCTGAGCGGATATATGACCCGCGAGCAGGTGCGCCGCGCCGTGGACATGGCCAACGAGCTGGCCGCGGACCTGGCCGTGGTCACCGGAGACTTCATCACCGGGGCAAACGACCCGCTGGCGGACTGCATCGAGGAGTTGCGCGCGCTGCGTGCGCCGCTGGGCGTCTGGGGCTGCAACGGCAATCACGAAATCTATGCCAAGGCCGAGGATGCGGCGCAGCTCCTCTTCGCCCAGGCGGGAATGAAGCTGCTGCGGCAGGAGAGCGCGCAGCTCAGTTGGCGAGGCGCGCAGTTCAACCTGATCGGCATGGATTACCAGCGCGAGCGCACGCCCAGCGGGCGGCGCCTGCCCATGCTGGTGCATGCCGAGCCGTTGGTGCGCCGCGACATGCCCAATATCCTGCTTTCGCACAATCCCAACTCGTTCCATCGCGCAGCGGAATTGGGCATCGAGCTTACCCTTTCCGGGCACACACACGGAGGGCAGGTACAGGTCGAAATCCTGGATCACCGCTTCAGTCCCGCGCGTTTTATCACCGACTACATCGCCGGCCTCTACCAGCGCCCGCTCTTTGCTCCCGCGGGCACCGGCCGCGCCGCGGCGACCTTGCTGCCCGCAGCCGAAATGCGTCTCACGGATCCTAGCCCGCTCGGCGCCGCACTGTACGTCAATCGCGGCCTGGGGACCGTCGGGGCTCCCGTACGTCTCGGCGTCCCGCCGGAGATCACGCTCCTCGTTCTGCGTCGCGCCTAG
- a CDS encoding DinB family protein yields MKKSISILALAVLVSLAALPAFAQEAAKKQDTPKAAPSASEAVLARWNEAGRKLIAMAEDFPEDKLEYKPTPEVRTFAEQLLHVSAVNYFLADAVKGTKDGGEELPRDKYKTKADVVAAVKKSFTDGAEVIKAKGDAGLAAEVKHPFANAMTRVDDLADMLSTHAQEHYGQLVVYYRLNKLVPPESRPRK; encoded by the coding sequence ATGAAAAAGAGTATTTCGATCCTGGCTCTGGCCGTATTGGTGAGCCTCGCGGCGCTGCCGGCGTTCGCGCAGGAAGCCGCGAAGAAGCAAGACACGCCGAAGGCTGCGCCCAGCGCTTCCGAGGCGGTGCTAGCACGGTGGAACGAGGCCGGCCGCAAGCTCATCGCCATGGCCGAGGACTTCCCCGAAGACAAACTAGAATACAAACCGACGCCGGAAGTGCGCACGTTTGCCGAGCAGCTGCTGCACGTCTCGGCGGTGAACTACTTCCTGGCGGACGCGGTCAAGGGCACGAAGGATGGAGGGGAAGAGCTGCCGCGGGACAAGTACAAGACCAAGGCCGACGTCGTCGCCGCGGTGAAGAAGTCGTTCACGGACGGCGCCGAAGTGATCAAAGCCAAGGGCGACGCGGGTCTTGCCGCCGAGGTCAAGCATCCCTTCGCCAACGCCATGACCCGGGTGGACGACCTCGCCGACATGCTCTCGACGCACGCGCAGGAGCATTACGGCCAGCTGGTGGTCTACTACCGGCTGAACAAGCTCGTGCCGCCCGAATCGCGACCCCGCAAGTAA
- a CDS encoding NADH-quinone oxidoreductase subunit B, translated as MGLIDQRFEKNFMITSVDYVFNWARKSAIWPLTFGLACCAIEMIAATTSRFDMARFGAEVFRPSPRQADLMIVAGTVTLKMAPVLKRVWEQMPDPKWCISMGACSSVGGPFNAYPVLQGVDRIVPVDVYVVGCPPRPEGLFYALLKLQDKIDQMSLAKRPTEVRLQPGMVEEFKRGVMVAQTMEPR; from the coding sequence ATGGGCCTCATCGATCAACGGTTCGAGAAGAATTTCATGATCACGTCGGTGGACTACGTCTTCAACTGGGCGCGAAAGAGCGCGATCTGGCCGCTGACGTTCGGGCTGGCGTGCTGCGCGATCGAGATGATTGCGGCGACGACGTCGCGGTTCGACATGGCGCGGTTCGGGGCGGAAGTGTTCCGGCCGTCGCCGCGGCAGGCGGACCTGATGATCGTGGCAGGGACGGTGACGCTGAAGATGGCGCCGGTGCTGAAGCGCGTGTGGGAGCAGATGCCGGACCCCAAGTGGTGCATCTCGATGGGGGCGTGCTCGAGCGTGGGCGGGCCGTTCAATGCCTATCCGGTGCTGCAGGGCGTGGACCGGATCGTGCCGGTAGATGTGTACGTGGTGGGTTGTCCGCCGCGGCCGGAGGGGCTGTTCTACGCGCTGCTGAAGCTGCAGGACAAGATCGATCAGATGTCTCTGGCGAAGAGGCCGACGGAAGTGCGCTTGCAACCAGGGATGGTGGAGGAGTTCAAGCGCGGGGTGATGGTGGCGCAGACGATGGAGCCGCGGTAA
- a CDS encoding methyltransferase domain-containing protein: protein MRDREAVNLREEFNRWAEDGRGEGMEQDHLPITLPVLEKMRLRAAENVLDVGCGAGWLARRLAKLVPEGRVVGMDISDEMVRRARRGSLEYENLLYVVGEVGEIPWEVNFFAHAISVESAYYWPDPAAGLGEIFRVLQDGGAAWVLINYYRENPHCHQWAKHYEVATHLLSGEEWTEHFRNAGFENVAHSRVVDPSPTPEVYGGRWFRDAAQLRAFKAEGALLVHGVKKG from the coding sequence ATGCGTGACCGCGAAGCGGTCAACCTGCGCGAAGAGTTCAATCGCTGGGCCGAGGATGGGCGCGGCGAAGGCATGGAGCAGGACCATCTGCCGATCACGCTGCCGGTGCTGGAGAAGATGCGCCTCAGGGCGGCGGAAAACGTCCTGGATGTGGGCTGCGGGGCGGGGTGGCTGGCGCGGCGGCTGGCCAAGCTGGTTCCGGAAGGGCGCGTAGTAGGCATGGATATTTCGGATGAGATGGTGCGGCGGGCGCGGCGTGGTTCGCTGGAATACGAGAATCTGCTGTACGTGGTGGGGGAAGTGGGGGAGATTCCCTGGGAAGTGAATTTCTTTGCGCACGCGATTTCGGTGGAGTCGGCGTACTACTGGCCGGACCCTGCGGCGGGGCTGGGGGAGATCTTCCGGGTGCTGCAAGACGGGGGCGCGGCGTGGGTGCTCATCAACTACTACCGCGAAAACCCGCACTGTCATCAGTGGGCGAAGCATTATGAGGTGGCGACGCATCTGCTTTCGGGCGAGGAGTGGACGGAACATTTCCGGAATGCAGGCTTTGAGAATGTTGCGCATTCGCGGGTGGTGGATCCTTCGCCGACGCCGGAGGTGTATGGGGGGCGGTGGTTCCGGGATGCGGCGCAGTTGCGGGCGTTCAAGGCGGAAGGGGCGCTGCTGGTGCATGGGGTGAAGAAGGGCTGA
- a CDS encoding EVE domain-containing protein, with protein MAMPTAQRHYWIFSADPHYYHWDTLFVKGKEMWHGAGSKADANRALKQVRKGDRVLCYHAAPERSIYSIAEVTRDPYPDPHDSKGKNLVADLRAFERLPRQVALAELRANRTLRKVKLLKNVRLIVSAITEEEYVEILRMAGVVAMPGISIS; from the coding sequence ATGGCTATGCCGACCGCGCAACGACACTATTGGATCTTCAGCGCTGATCCCCATTATTATCATTGGGATACGCTGTTCGTGAAGGGTAAGGAGATGTGGCATGGGGCGGGGTCCAAGGCCGACGCCAATCGCGCGCTGAAACAAGTGCGCAAGGGCGACCGCGTCCTGTGCTACCACGCGGCTCCGGAGCGCTCGATCTATTCGATCGCGGAAGTAACGCGGGACCCGTATCCCGATCCGCACGACAGTAAGGGCAAGAACCTGGTGGCTGACCTGCGGGCGTTTGAGAGGCTGCCGCGGCAGGTGGCGCTGGCGGAGTTGCGGGCGAACCGGACGCTGCGCAAGGTGAAACTGCTGAAAAACGTGCGGCTGATCGTCTCTGCGATTACAGAAGAGGAGTACGTGGAAATCCTACGGATGGCGGGAGTGGTGGCGATGCCGGGGATCTCCATCTCCTGA
- a CDS encoding insulinase family protein, translated as MKKSRVSRALLFLVAVATLCGAARAQEFPVATRTLKNGMKVLVQPDHSIPNVSLYIFYRIGSRNERPGTTGLSHFFEHMMFNGAKKYGPGELDKVMEANGGSNNAYTTRDVTVYQDWFPRSALGLIFDIEADRIRDLNFDPAKIKSERGVVASERRTSVDANNFGVLDEQLWATAFLAHPYQWPVVGWMSDIEHWTMEDLKHHFAMGYSPSNATMVVTGDVTPEEIFGLCEKTIEPIPAHAPPPPVTTTEPEQLGERRVLVHKYAQLPVVMIGYHVPQTSSADYYALTVLRTVLASGESSRLYQRLVDKDQLALDVAMMQEPAFDPTLAVIVAQPKQGVDPAAVEKAVYEELERTKSGLISDQELEKAKNIQLVRFYQQMRTINGRANTIGTYEVFFGDYKKLFDAAKNFAAVTKEDVQRAARTYFGENNRTVATLIPESEEKAKP; from the coding sequence ATGAAGAAAAGCAGGGTGAGCAGGGCGCTATTGTTTCTGGTGGCGGTGGCGACGCTATGTGGAGCGGCGCGGGCACAGGAATTTCCGGTGGCCACGCGCACGCTGAAAAACGGAATGAAAGTGCTGGTGCAGCCGGACCACAGCATTCCCAATGTCTCGCTGTATATCTTCTACCGCATTGGGTCGCGCAACGAGCGGCCGGGGACGACGGGGCTGTCACATTTCTTCGAGCACATGATGTTCAACGGAGCGAAGAAATACGGGCCGGGCGAGCTGGACAAGGTGATGGAAGCGAACGGCGGGTCGAACAACGCGTACACGACGCGAGACGTGACCGTGTATCAGGACTGGTTTCCGCGCTCGGCGCTGGGGCTGATTTTTGATATTGAAGCGGACCGCATCCGGGACTTGAACTTCGATCCGGCAAAGATCAAGTCGGAGCGCGGGGTGGTGGCGTCGGAGCGGCGCACGTCGGTGGACGCCAATAATTTCGGGGTGTTGGACGAGCAATTGTGGGCGACGGCGTTTCTGGCGCATCCCTACCAGTGGCCGGTGGTGGGGTGGATGTCCGACATCGAGCACTGGACGATGGAGGATCTGAAACACCATTTCGCGATGGGCTATTCGCCGAGCAACGCCACGATGGTGGTGACGGGGGATGTGACGCCGGAGGAGATTTTCGGGCTGTGCGAGAAAACGATCGAGCCGATTCCGGCACACGCGCCGCCGCCGCCGGTGACGACCACCGAGCCGGAGCAACTGGGGGAACGGCGCGTGCTAGTACATAAATACGCGCAGCTACCAGTGGTGATGATCGGGTATCACGTGCCGCAGACGAGCAGCGCGGATTACTACGCGCTGACGGTGCTGCGCACGGTGCTGGCTTCGGGAGAGAGTTCGCGGCTGTACCAGCGGCTGGTGGACAAGGACCAGCTTGCGCTGGACGTGGCCATGATGCAGGAGCCGGCATTCGATCCGACGCTGGCGGTGATCGTGGCGCAGCCGAAGCAGGGCGTGGACCCGGCAGCGGTGGAGAAGGCGGTCTACGAGGAGCTGGAGCGGACAAAGAGCGGGCTGATCAGCGACCAGGAGCTGGAGAAGGCCAAGAACATCCAGCTAGTGCGCTTTTACCAGCAGATGCGGACGATCAACGGGCGCGCGAACACCATCGGAACGTATGAAGTATTCTTCGGGGACTACAAGAAGCTGTTTGACGCGGCGAAGAACTTTGCCGCGGTGACGAAAGAGGACGTGCAGCGCGCGGCGCGGACATATTTCGGGGAGAACAACCGGACGGTGGCGACGCTGATTCCGGAATCCGAGGAGAAGGCCAAGCCATGA
- a CDS encoding Rieske 2Fe-2S domain-containing protein, giving the protein MGLQRVAKVAEIPAGTIREFQVEGKAIALANVGGKFHAINNSCLHRGGPLGGGVLEGQVVTCPWHGWQFDVTSGKVMQNPAVGVDCYSLEVHGEDIFVNVG; this is encoded by the coding sequence ATGGGATTGCAGCGGGTGGCGAAGGTAGCGGAGATTCCGGCGGGGACGATCCGGGAGTTTCAGGTGGAGGGGAAGGCCATCGCCCTGGCGAATGTGGGCGGGAAATTCCACGCCATTAACAATTCGTGCCTGCACCGTGGGGGACCGCTGGGCGGGGGCGTACTGGAGGGGCAGGTGGTAACTTGCCCATGGCACGGGTGGCAGTTTGACGTGACCAGCGGGAAAGTCATGCAGAACCCCGCGGTGGGGGTGGACTGCTACTCCCTGGAGGTGCATGGGGAAGATATTTTCGTGAATGTGGGATAA